In Musa acuminata AAA Group cultivar baxijiao chromosome BXJ2-3, Cavendish_Baxijiao_AAA, whole genome shotgun sequence, the following proteins share a genomic window:
- the LOC103977636 gene encoding probable E3 ubiquitin-protein ligase BAH1-like 1 yields the protein MKFCKKYEEYMQGKREKDFPGVGLKKLKKVLKRCRRDLEAQRQRREGEEESKCPCSCAVCDGTFFPSLLKEMSIVVGCFNQRAQKLLEMQLASGFLKYFAWFSGNSQQNHETLMQEGKDLVTYAIINSVAMRKILKKYDKIHFSKQGQAFKSQAFKMHIEILQSPWLSELMAFYINLRQTKVKDEAIMRPFGDCSLTFNDDKPRLSCELFESMKIEVDLTCSICLDTVFDPVSLTCGHIFCYICSCSAASVTIVDGLKAADPKAKCPLCRQEGVFEGALHLDELNILLSRSCHDYWEMRLHNERAERLRQAKKHWQLQCQAFMGF from the exons ATGAAGTTCTGCAAGAAGTACGAGGAGTACATGCAGGGGAAGAGGGAGAAAGATTTCCCTGGAGTTGGGTTGAAGAAACTTAAGAAGGTTCTCAAGAGATGTAGGAGAGACCTAGAGGCCCAACGTCAACGCCGGGAAGGGGAAGAGGAAAGCAAATGCCCTTGCAGTTGTGCAG TGTGTGATGGGACATTCTTCCCATCCCTACTCAAAGAGATGTCAATAGTTGTTGGTTGCTTTAATCAGAGAGCACAGAAGTTACTCGAAATGCAACTGGCGTCAGGCTTTCTAAAGTACTTTGCATGGTTCTCGGGCAATTCTCAGCAAAACCATGAAACTTTAATGCAAGAAGGCAAGGACTTAGTAACATATGCCATCATAAACTCCGTTGCCATGAGGAAAATATTGAAAAAGTATGACAAG ATTCATTTCTCAAAGCAAGGGCAGGCTTTCAAATCACAAGCATTCAAGATGCACATTGAGATCCTTCAATCTCCATGGCTGAGTGAGCTAATGGCCTTTTATATTAATTTGAGGCAAACCAAGGTCAAGGATGAAGCTATTATGAGACCATTTGGTGACTGCTCACTCACATTCAATGATGACAAACCAAGACTTTCATGTGAACTCTTTGAATCTATGAAGATAGAAGTAGATTTGACTTGCTCTATCTGTTTG GACACGGTTTTTGATCCTGTTTCTCTCACATGCGGCCATATATTCTGCTATATATGCAGTTGTTCTGCAGCATCAGTGACAATTGTCGATGGGCTAAAGGCTGCAGACCCCAAAGCAAAATGTCCTCTTTGTAGACAG GAAGGAGTTTTTGAAGGTGCTCTCCACCTGGATGAACTGAACATCTTGTTAAGTCGAAG TTGTCATGATTACTGGGAGATGCGACTTCACAATGAAAGAGCTGAACGCCTTCGTCAAGCCAAAAAACATTGGCAACTGCAGTGCCAAGCATTCATGGGTTTCTAA
- the LOC135607092 gene encoding uncharacterized protein At5g01610-like: MSPFLRPRSSLPLLLIFLNCFCFRSAVGGESPTAYEVLESYDLPIGLLPKGAIGYDLDASTGAFSAYLNGSCSFSLEGSYQLRYNPTISGRIASDHLSDLRGVSVKVLFFWVNIIEVRRLGDSLRFSVGIASADFAINNFYMCPRCGCGLNCPDDDDVAAGFNLRLPRLHPDAVNRS; encoded by the coding sequence ATGTCTCCCTTCCTTCGTCCgcgctcttctcttcctctcctcctcatcttTCTGAATTGCTTCTGCTTCCGATCGGCCGTCGGTGGTGAGAGTCCGACGGCGTACGAGGTGCTGGAGTCGTACGACTTACCGATAGGGTTGCTTCCCAAGGGCGCCATCGGCTACGACCTCGACGCATCCACCGGCGCCTTCTCCGCCTACCTCAACGGCAGCTGCAGCTTCTCCCTCGAGGGATCCTACCAGCTCCGCTACAACCCCACCATCTCCGGCCGCATCGCCTCCGACCACCTCTCCGATCTCCGCGGCGTCAGCGTCAAGGTCCTCTTTTTCTGGGTCAACATCATCGAGGTTCGCCGCCTCGGCGATTCCCTCCGCTTCTCCGTCGGCATCGCCTCTGCCGACTTCGCCATCAACAACTTCTACATGTGCCCCCGCTGCGGCTGTGGCTTGAACTGCCCCGATGACGACGACGTTGCGGCCGGATTCAACCTCCGACTCCCTCGACTCCATCCGGATGCGGTAAATCGCTCTTGA
- the LOC103977641 gene encoding uncharacterized protein LOC103977641, with translation MEEITHRTVAVNGINMHVAEKGEGPVVLLIHGFPELWYSWRHQIVALAAHGYHAVAPDLRGFGDTDAPPAVTSYTMFHVVGDLVGLIEALGRDQVFVVGHDWGALVAWCLCMFRPDKVKALVNLSVVFRPRNPTGKPVETLRTAYGDDYYVCRFQEPGRIEAEFGRVGTSLIIKKFLTYHDPGPVIVPKEKGFGDAPDKENALPSWLSEDDLNYFAGKFEKSGFTGGLNYYRALDLNWELTAPWTGVQIKVPVKFIVGDQDLAYHFPGVQDYISKGGFKRDVPLLEDMVVMEGVGHFINQERPQEISNIILEFIKKF, from the exons ATGGAAGAGATCACTCACAGGACGGTAGCTGTGAACGGCATCAACATGCACGTCGCCGAGAAAGGAGAAGGCCCCGTGGTTCTCCTCATCCACGGCTTCCCGGAGCTCTGGTACTCATGGCGGCACCAAATCGTGGCCCTCGCCGCCCACGGCTACCACGCCGTCGCCCCTGACCTCCGCGGCTTCGGCGACACCGACGCACCTCCTGCCGTCACCTCGTACACCATGTTCCAcgtcgtcggtgacctcgtcggtctcATCGAAGCCCTCGGTCGAGATCAG GTGTTCGTGGTGGGACATGACTGGGGCGCATTGGTCGCGTGGTGCCTGTGCATGTTCCGGCCGGATAAGGTGAAAGCGTTGGTGAACCTGAGCGTTGTTTTCCGGCCGAGAAACCCTACCGGGAAACCAGTGGAGACTCTTCGGACCGCATATGGCGATGACTACTACGTTTGCAGATTCCAG GAACCTGGAAGAATTGAAGCAGAGTTTGGTCGAGTTGGCACTTCCTTGATAATTAAGAAGTTCTTAACATATCATGATCCAGGTCCTGTTATCGTACCAAAGGAGAAAGGATTTGGAGATGCCCCTGACAAGGAGAACGCCCTACCTTCTTGGCTGTCAGAGGACGACCTTAATTATTTTGCAGGCAAATTTGAGAAGTCTGGTTTCACTGGAGGATTGAACTACTACAGAGCTTTAGACCT GAACTGGGAGCTGACGGCACCATGGACTGGAGTGCAGATCAAAGTACCTGTGAAATTTATTGTGGGAGATCAAGACCTAGCTTACCATTTTCCTGGTGTTCAAGACTACATAAGCAAAGGTGGATTCAAGAGAGATGTTCCCTTGTTAGAGGATATGGTTGTCATGGAAGGAGTAGGCCACTTCATTAACCAGGAGAGACCAcaggagatcagcaacatcatccttgagttcatcaaaaaattctga
- the LOC135607091 gene encoding uncharacterized protein LOC135607091, with the protein MGRSRRKYKKSHAKVRVGLPRKKPGVFKPAVAIPEALAAATADGGKEGIKEWDVKGSVIRNYQAFGVVSNPNILSVRARTPQIVQLSSLQVPDPEFTPVSEFDPIDSGSDLESDDVKSALGKKRRDGKAASLRPLTAMQRVHVGKLIEKYGDDYQAMFMDTALNAMQHSVAALKKLCERYYVGGKHYITS; encoded by the exons ATGGGTCGATCGCGTCGGAAGTACAAGAAGTCCCACGCCAAAGTTCGGGTTGGATTGCCTCGGAAGAAGCCCGGCGTCTTCAAGCCAGCCGTCGCCATTCCGGAGGCCCTCGCTGCTGCCACCGCTGATGGGGGAAAAGAGGGGATTAAGGAGTGGGACGTGAAGGGCAGCGTTATCCGCAACTACCAGGCCTTCGGTGTTGTCTCCAACCCCAACATCCTCAGCGTCCGCGCCCGTACCCCTCAGATCGTTCAGCTCTCCTCTCTCCAAGTCCCCGACCCCGAATTCACCCCTGTTTCGGAGTTCGACCCCATCGACAGTGGCAGCGATCTTGAATCCGATG ATGTGAAATCTGCACTTGGGAAGAAGCGTAGGGACGGTAAAGCAGCATCTTTACGACCACTGACCGCCATGCAACGTGTTCACGTTGGAAAGTTAATTGAAAAGTATGGTGATGATTATCAG GCAATGTTCATGGATACAGCACTGAATGCAATGCAGCATTCTGTGGCTGCACTGAAGAAGTTATGCGAGAGGTACTACGTCGGTGGGAAGCACTACATCACATCATAG
- the LOC103977637 gene encoding uncharacterized protein LOC103977637: MTPRSANTRHAIDSCTLQLHAWKPFQLQTLAGSDPSKSYPFRSKKPCLSDRSTAPAAVVAAAAAGLDLSRLSLLDEPPPPPPPPRREEGLQWFARKRRRRGSRSVSGRSSDRSGTRRRGGVSAAYATCSDFPFAAGGTDSSGELFVIGDGSWGSDVSEAARMTRREGREVGGGGGLEREGSALGALQGIGSVVVLESQGNESGYGSEPGYRGDGELGYDDEFEDDDDDGKQLFWGEEIGDTDQMEIGNETKFAEQKVHHRGRRKKHDWRIMASLR; encoded by the exons ATGACTCCGAGATCCGCGAACACGCGCCACGCGATCGATTCGTGCACGCTGCAGCTCCACGCATGGAAGCCCTTCCAACTGCAAACCCTCGCTGGCTCCGATCCGTCGAAATCATACCCCTTTCGGTCCAAGAAGCCCTGCCTCTCCGATCGCTCCACCGCCCCCGCAgccgtcgtcgccgccgccgccgccggcctcGATCTCTCGCGGCTCAGCCTGCTCGACGAgcccccgccgccgccaccgcctccgAGGCGGGAGGAGGGGCTCCAGTGGTTCGCTCGGAAGCGGCGGCGGCGTGGTTCGCGGTCGGTGTCGGGGCGGAGCTCCGATCGCAGCGGGACCCGCCGCCGCGGCGGAGTCTCAGCCGCTTACGCCACCTGCTCTGACTTCCCGTTTGCGGCCGGTGGGACGGATTCGAGCGGGGAGCTGTTCGTGATTGGGGATGGTAGCTGGGGATCGGATGTTAGCGAGGCAGCCCGAATGACAAGGAGGGAGGGTAGGGAGGTCGGTGGAGGAGGGGGATTGGAAAGGGAGGGCTCTGCACTGGGGGCGCTTCAAGGCATTGGGAGCGTAGTGGTTCTGGAATCGCAGGGGAACGAGTCCGGCTATGGGAGCGAGCCCGGCTATAGGGGTGATGGGGAGCTCGGCTATGATGATGAGTTCGAGGACGATGACGATGATGGGAAGCAGTTGTTCTGGGGTGAAGAGATTGGAG ACACTGATCAGATGGAAATTGGCAACGAGACTAAATTTGCAGAGCAGAAGGTCCACCATCGAGGCAGGCGTAAAAAGCATGATTGGAGAATAATGGCTTCCTTGAGATAA
- the LOC135607093 gene encoding bidirectional sugar transporter SWEET16-like, with protein sequence MADVSFFVGILGNVISILVFASPIGTFRRIVKTKSTESFKGLPYITTLLSTSLWTFYGLLKPGGLLVVTVNGVGTVLQAIYIILFLIYAPNDTRAKMAKLVGMLNVCFFGAVVVVTLLSVHASMRLLVVGCLCAALTVGMYASPMAAMSTVVKTKSVEYMPFFLSFFLFLNGGVWSIYSVLVRDFFIGVPNAIGFALGSAQLVLYAVYRRKKPAAKATELEAEEEGSAHLVDHVEMQGFEESNKASQHKHLNKGSSLPKPSAVSRQLSFQKIVKSVSLTPLELHFIWDQNDHTAN encoded by the exons ATGGCAGACGTAAGCTTCTTCGTTGGAATTCTCG GTAATGTGATCTCCATACTGGTCTTTGCCTCTCCGAT AGGCACTTTCCGGAGGATTGTGAAGACGAAGTCCACTGAGAGCTTCAAAGGGCTTCCTTACATCACCACCTTGCTCAGTACCTCTCTATGGACTTTCTATGGCCTCCTCAAGCCGGGAGGCCTCCTCGTCGTGACCGTCAATGGCGTCGGCACCGTGTTGCAGGCCATCTATATCATTCTCTTCCTCATCTACGCTCCCAACGACACGAgg GCGAAGATGGCGAAGTTGGTGGGGATGCTTAACGTGTGTTTCTTTGGGGCCGTGGTGGTGGTCACCCTCCTTTCGGTCCATGCCAGCATGAGGCTTCTTGTGGTGGGTTGTCTGTGTGCAGCACTGACGGTTGGGATGTATGCTTCACCCATGGCAGCGATG AGCACAGTGGTGAAGACAAAGAGCGTGGAGTACAtgcccttcttcctctcctttttccTGTTCCTCAATGGCGGGGTTTGGAGTATCTACTCGGTGCTTGTAAGGGACTTCTTCATCGGT GTTCCCAATGCTATTGGTTTCGCCCTGGGCTCAGCGCAGCTGGTCCTCTACGCGGTGTACAGGAGGAAGAAACCGGCGGCAAAGGCGACCGAgctggaggcggaggaggagggatcGGCTCACCTCGTCGACCATGTCGAGATGCAAGGATTCGAGGAGAGCAACAAGGCGTCCCAGCACAAGCACCTGAACAAAGGGAGCAGCCTACCGAAGCCGTCGGCGGTGTCCCGCCAACTGAGCTTCCAAAAGATCGTGAAGTCCGTCTCGTTGACTCCTCTTGAGCTCCACTTTATCTGGGACCAGAATGATCACACGGCCAACTGA